One region of Camelina sativa cultivar DH55 chromosome 6, Cs, whole genome shotgun sequence genomic DNA includes:
- the LOC104791292 gene encoding uncharacterized protein LOC104791292: protein MSSNGMTEPQVASATDVVPLTTSSLLHINMTNVTKLTSTNYLMWSRQVYALLDGYNLGHFLDVEVDKPDPTVTTAGSTVPNPAFAVWTRQDKLIYSALLGAISLAVQPLLSLASTSADLWTTLRSTYAKPSCGHILQLKHQITEWRTGNRTIDEYVQGLTMRFDQLALLGKPEDHEDQIRFIPKGLPEDYKTIVDQTEGRDVAPSIPELHKKLLNREATLLTSSNVVLFPLLQTMSTTISAPSLPIHGNITITKAGLLTPTVANTVAPTLTLANVRFAVLKVIPLGVVLSFSPHWLNDHFFPLLVPTLRSPLLLGSWTLVQRTILRPT, encoded by the coding sequence ATGTCTTCTAATGGTATGACTGAACCTCAAGTAGCTTCGGCCACTGATGTTGTTCCTCTTAccacctcttctcttcttcacatCAACATGACGAATGTCACGAAACTTACCTCCACTAATTACCTTATGTGGAGCCGCCAAGTTTATGCCCTCCTTGATGGCTACAATCTTGGCCACTTTCTTGATGTTGAGGTCGATAAGCCGGATCCCACGGTCACGACTGCCGGATCCACTGTTCCCAATCCTGCTTTTGCTGTGTGGACGCGCCAAGACAAACTCATTTACAGTGCTCTCCTTGGTGCCATCTCTCTTGCTGTGCAACCTCTCCTCTCTCTTGCCTCCACATCTGCAGACCTATGGACAACCCTGCGCTCTACCTACGCCAAACCTAGCTGTGGTCACATTCTGCAATTGAAACATCAAATAACCGAATGGAGAACGGGAAATCGTACTATTGACGAATATGTCCAAGGGTTAACGATGCGGTTCGATCAGCTTGCTCTGCTTGGGAAACCTGAGGATCATGAGGACCAGATCCGCTTTATTCCCAAAGGTCTTCCTGAAGACTACAAGACCATTGTTGATCAAACTGAAGGCCGTGATGTGGCACCCTCGATTCCGGAACTTCACAAAAAACTTCTCAATCGTGAAGCTACTCTTCTTACATCGAGTAATGTTGTTCTGTTCCCATTACTGCAAACTATGTCAACAACCATCAGCGCTCCAAGCCTTCCCATTCACGGCAACATAACCATAACCAAAGCTGGTCTTCTAACACCAACAGTGGCCAACACCGTGGCTCCAACCCTTACCTTGGCAAATGTCAGATTTGCGGTACTCAAGGTCATTCCGCTAGGCGTTGTCCTCAGTTTCAGTCCTCACTGGCTCAACGACCACTTTTTCCCACTCCTCGTGCCAACATTGCGCAGTCCTCTACTCCTTGGTTCATGGACTCTGGTGCAACGCACCATATTACGTCCGACTTAG
- the LOC104699049 gene encoding BES1/BZR1 homolog protein 1-like has protein sequence MCSVSKDTCIFVYLIPYLQNLASSGNLVPLRISNSAPVTPPLSSPRGSTPRLPRWQSSNFPLSAPSSPTRRLHHYTSIPECDESDVSTVDSCRWGNFQPVNVSQTCPPSPTFNLVVGDVSVKPWEGEKIHDVGIDDLALTLGHNTKGRG, from the exons ATGTGTTCTGTCTCTAAGGATACG TGTATATTTGTNTATCTCATTCCTTATCTCCAAAACCTAGCTTCGTCCGGAAACCTCGTTCCTCTACGAATTTCCAATAGTGCCCCTGTCACACCACCGCTCTCTTCTCCTAGAGGATCAACTCCGAGACTCCCGAGATGGCAAAGCAGTAATTTTCCACTCTCAGCTCCGTCAAGCCCAACACGGCGTCTCCACCACTACACATCGATTCCAGAATGCGACGAATCTGATGTCTCCACGGTTGATTCGTGTCGATGGGGAAACTTCCAACCGGTTAACGTTTCTCAGACATGTCCTCCGTCGCCGACATTTAACCTCGTTGTCGGAGATGTGTCGGTGAAGCCGTGGGAAGGTGAGAAGATTCACGATGTTGGTATCGATGACTTGGCGCTGACGTTAGGTCACAACACCAAAGGACGCGGCTAA
- the LOC104699050 gene encoding BES1/BZR1 homolog protein 1-like, with protein MPTWKERENNKRRERRRRAIAAKIFTGLRSQGNYKLPKHCDNNEVLKALCLEAGWIVHEDGTTYRKGSRPMETTPPCSSIQLSPQSSAFQSPIPSYQASPSSSSYPTSSGNLVPLRISNSAPVTPPLSSPRGSTPRLPRWQSSNFPLSAPSSPTRRLHHYTSIPECDESDVSTVDSCRWGNFQPVNVSQTCPPSPTFNLVVGDVSVKPWEGEKIHDVGIDDLALTLGHNTKGRG; from the exons ATGCCGACGTGGAAGGAAAGAGAGAACAacaagaggagagagagaagaagaagagcgataGCAGCTAAGATATTCACCGGACTTAGATCTCAGGGCAACTACAAACTCCCTAAACACTGTGACAACAATGAAGTCCTCAAAGCTCTTTGTCTCGAAGCTGGTTGGATCGTCCACGAGGACGGCACCACTTATCGAAAG GGTTCTCGACCAATGGAAACAACACCGCCGTGTTCCTCAATCCAACTCAGTCCACAATCATCGGCCTTTCAAAGCCCAATTCCGTCGTATCAAGCTAGCCCATCCTCGTCGTCTTACCCAA CTTCGTCCGGAAACCTCGTTCCTCTACGAATTTCCAATAGTGCCCCTGTCACACCACCGCTCTCTTCTCCTAGAGGATCAACTCCGAGACTCCCGAGATGGCAAAGCAGTAATTTTCCACTCTCAGCTCCGTCAAGCCCAACACGGCGTCTCCACCACTACACATCGATTCCAGAATGCGACGAATCTGATGTCTCCACGGTTGATTCGTGTCGATGGGGAAACTTCCAACCGGTTAACGTTTCTCAGACATGTCCTCCGTCGCCGACATTTAACCTCGTTGTCGGAGATGTGTCGGTGAAGCCGTGGGAAGGTGAGAAGATTCACGATGTTGGTATCGATGACTTGGCGCTGACGTTAGGTCACAACACCAAAGGACGCGGCTAA